aagaaataaataattatgttgGTGAAGAAGTTCTAAATATGTTccgaaaaataatttttggttcATTCCTGGACATGCCACAGTGTAATTATCAGGGTCAATTATCCAAATGCTTACTTATACTTGAGATACAGCAAGACAACCCGGAGGAAATTCACGTTTACGTGCAGGGAACCATACTCAAGTTTTCTATTATTGAGTATGCCAATATATCCGGTCTTAAATATTCAGGGAGCATCGAGGAACACCTTTTTTCTGGTTCATCAAAGTCCGCATTAATGGCAAAATATTTTTCAGGAACAAAAAGTTCTGTCAAAAGGACTCTTTTTATAGAGCGATTCAAGTTGGAcaactttgaaaatatttttgatgctTTGAATATGTGAAGAATTTACTTCATTCACATATTTCTGTATTCACAAGTACATGATACTACCATTAGTAGATcggattttgtgatttttgagaaTGGTAGTTACGAAAGTTTCCATGGGGGACGAGTTCATTTGAAAAGCTTATTGCAACGTGGAGACAAGATTTTTTGTTGAGAAATAGTTATACTCGATCGGAGAAATAGCTCATATGCTGAATGTTTGGATGTATGAATGTTGTTCTGAGGTAGACAGTGCGATAGCTGAGCGGGTCAAAAATGTAATTCCACGAATTTTCAACTGGAAGGTGGTTGGAATCAAAGTTAAGTATGAAAAGTTTATGGGTGGTATGTTCAGCAAGGTAAGTACGATGTATATTATTTTGAGcttagttttatattttcaatgTCCTGACTTTAACAAAATGTTAATGttgatattatttattgttaaacagtttgtatacaataatatACGATCAACTCATGAAGAAGTGCAAAGTCTTGATTTGTAAATAATTGAGGAATTTGAATTAAACGACAATGAATCTGGATTTTCACCAGAAATTGCTGCTGGTCGTTCTGGTAAAAGACTTGTTGTTGATATACAATCACAATCGGACCACGATATACAAGGTTTTGAGgattttagtataattttacCTACAGAAATTCTCAAGAAGACGGGTTTGTTTTTTGATGCTTTAGCATCACAACATACTAAGAGGCGTAGGACAGTTCGTTTTGATTCCGCAACTATCGAGGAGCAAGTTTATCAGAAAACACCATCTTCTGTTTCTACAAGAACTGTGCCAATTCAAAAAACACCATCTTTTGATTCGGAGCGTGCCGAAAAGACAACTCCATCATCATCAAGCAAGTCAATTTGTCAGGACAATTCTGATGAAAAATGGAATGAAATAAAGTTGTTTTTTTCAGTCTTATGTAAGTTCATTAATATGGTTCACACTATAAATCATTTTTATAACATAGTAACATGTTTATTGTATTTGACATGCAGGTTGACACAAAATTCAACTTTCTTCATGATCTAATGGTCAAACAACATCAGGAATCCAATGAAAAAATGGATAAACAACATGCCGAACTCATCCAAATGTTGAAACACAACAACCAAATAAATGAAAAGGTAAACTAAATTTGCTTTACGttatataattcatgaaactgtattatatatattttagtttttttatgcaTGTTTTATAACATACATAATATTCTACTTTATGTAATGTAATATACATAGagcttatatgtatattttataatatacataactgttttatgtttatatttaatatacattGTAATAACAACACACGACAGATTTAAGTGTAcaatttatgtttatattatggaTTAAACATAAAACAATTATGTTTATTATATAACATACATAGAACATCTATGTACATTATATAACATAAAGGACAAACATTACAACAATGACATCTGTATATTGCATCACATAAACATTTCACTGTTATGTAAAATAGTTAACTTGCTTTAACTATACTACGTGTGTTAATGCATTTACGTTATATAATTCATGAagttgtattatgtattttttaattattttttatgcatgttTTATAACATACATAAGATTCTACTTTATGTAATGTAATATACATagagcttatatatatatatatatattatataatatacataactgttttatatttttatttaatatacatTGCAATAAAATTACACGATAAATTTAAGTGTACAATTTGTGTTAATATTGTgaattaaacataaaatagtATGTTTATTATACAATAAACATAGAACATCTATgcatattatataacataaaggACAAACATTACAACAATGACATGGGTATATTGCATCAAATAAACATTTCACTGTTATGTAAAATAGTTAACTTACTTTAACTGTACTACGTGTGTTAATGCATTATTTTTATCATAGATTGATGTTATCAAATTTTTTCTAAATCATATACTGTACTAATTCCAACAGGATCAGAAAGTGGGAAAAGAAAAAACAGGAAATGTATCATCTAAAGATGATGTTGAAGATATTGAAATCTTTAAAACCccgcaagaaaaagaaaaaaaggtattTTTCACAAATGATAATTATAAATACTTTGTtacatatattaaattttctttaattagTTGATTTATAATGTATACGTATTATATTATATGTACATtataataatatacatatgcaataCATCAAATATTCTGAAACCAATTAATAAACAATGCAATTCTCACTTTTTTATTCGTAGATTGCCGGCGAGACTGTTAAATCAATAGACATAGACTCTGCTGATGATTCAATGGATGGTCACTATTTTAATTGGAACCGCAGTCCCATACAAGAACAGTCTGAGGTTACTTAtcttaaattataatatttataattaaaatattaaacttacttagttatgtatatgttttatattatcaTTACAAGGATGTCGAAGGATGCTGTGAGGATATAGCAACTGTCAGACTAGATGCTCTTGTTAAATTTGTGGTAAATCAGAATTCAACAAACCCCAATGTTGGAACACCTTCTACTGTGCATATCAATAAAGATCACATGGTAAAACcataaagtcattttttttttcagatataGGTCAAATATGTAAGAAAtgtattattttatcactttcagttaaaactataaaattacctacttttgtatatgttttatgttaTCTCTTCAAGGATGTTGAAGGAGTTCGTGCTGATATTGCGCCAACCACATTGGAATATCTCGTCGCAGTTGTGGAAAATCTGAAACTTGATAGTGCTAACGTTGGAACATCTACTATGCAGGTAAATTCAGAAAgtcattttttctcaaatcacATGTATTATTTTGCACACATGACACTACTACTACTAGCGTGTTAAACCAAATCTAACAATACATACTTATCATTTCATGTTAGGTTGATTATTCGAGACACTTTCTGAATCAGCTCAAGTCGAGTTAGATGCCATATTGGAAGGTGTTGCAGCACCAGTGGATGACCTTCCTATAGAAGTCGTTCCACCGTCAGAAGCAATTGTGAACAAACACGACATCTCTGACAGTCAACTTCCTCCAGATTTTCCTGATGCGGTTGCCGAGGCTCATCAAGCTGCAAAAATTCTTGCTAAGAGAATCAGGACGAGATCCAAAGTATTCATGTCTCCATACACGACAGAATATGCTTCTGGCTCTAAAGAAATTGAGGATTAAATCGgagaatcaaaatagaaattcGCTTTTAATGGTTTCCTAATATCCGACAATATGCCAAGATG
The Capsicum annuum cultivar UCD-10X-F1 chromosome 6, UCD10Xv1.1, whole genome shotgun sequence DNA segment above includes these coding regions:
- the LOC107874080 gene encoding uncharacterized protein LOC107874080, whose translation is MLNVWMYECCSEVDSAIAERVKNVIPRIFNWKVVGIKVKYEKFMGEIAAGRSGKRLVVDIQSQSDHDIQGFEDFSIILPTEILKKTGLFFDALASQHTKRRRTVRFDSATIEEQVYQKTPSSVSTRTVPIQKTPSFDSERAEKTTPSSSSKSICQDNSDEKWNEIKLFFSVDTKFNFLHDLMVKQHQESNEKMDKQHAELIQMLKHNNQINEKDQKVGKEKTGNVSSKDDVEDIEIFKTPQEKEKKIAGETVKSIDIDSADDSMDGHYFNWNRSPIQEQSEDVEGCCEDIATVRLDALVKFVVNQNSTNPNVGTPSTVHINKDHMDVEGVRADIAPTTLEYLVAVVENLKLDSANVGTSTMQTLSESAQVELDAILEGVAAPVDDLPIEVVPPSEAIVNKHDISDSQLPPDFPDAVAEAHQAAKILAKRIRTRSKNIDVIFYHLRKKSKLRNDQDYRFTTTNYFFKNYIVKTYSNYYEDDTDTIITTQQDYAQSVDVVLNEDAITNIIKGYCMPSDLPWHQIDEGLWRFVAEYAEYLREGMNVPSDDFEAEYHRIRCAILFRKYGIQKA